The following coding sequences lie in one Hippopotamus amphibius kiboko isolate mHipAmp2 chromosome 17, mHipAmp2.hap2, whole genome shotgun sequence genomic window:
- the LOC130839752 gene encoding leucine-rich repeat-containing protein 37B-like, with amino-acid sequence MLALPHHELTETLVPHPNPDSAAELLAGPDQFAVPHQDLNDKLTQQQKLPAAAPVLDWEQNQALVLPFRCKSNTKTIGLDQAEGHQSFEILVPLLGSKSSKPTKFIDSAPNLKKDLVQHRQLAKIVVGSTGQLENETQGLEQQLQGDYVASGMDTIYPEESLPTDFLGNSEQPPEHPEEAEISASQQEAQLRHPETPEEVESLPLQQEPPSQPLEL; translated from the exons ATGCTGGCGCTGCCTCATCACGagttgactgagactttggttccacacccaaACCCGGATTCAGCTGCAGAGCTGCtcgcagggccagatcagtttgctgttccacatcaggatctgaatgacaagctaacccagcagcaaaagctcccagcagcggctccagtgctggactgggaacagaatcaggccttggttctgccttttcgatGCAAAAGTAACACcaaaaccataggtctagatcaggctgaaggtcaccaatcatttgaaatacttgttcctcttctaggtagtaagagctcaaaaccaacgaagttcATTgattcagccccaaacctgaagaaggatctcgttcagcatcgacagcttgctaaaaTTGTTGTTGGAagtacaggccagttagaaaatgaaactcagggtctagaacaacAGTTGCAGGgtgattatgtagcttccggtatggataccatttaccctgaggagagcctgcctacGGATTTTCTGGGGAACTCAGAGCAACCTCCGGAGcaccctgaggaggctgaaatttctgcatcccagcaagaggcccaacttcgtcatccagagacccccGAGGAG gtagaATCACttccactccagcaggagcctccgtctcagcctctagagctc